ATTAGGGTTTTATGCAGATGTTGGAGGTGAGCAGTTATGGATCGATGTTTTGCACGAGACGTTGAAGCACGGCCTCATGCCTGTATCTTGGACTGATTATGTTTACTTAACTGTGGGTGGAACACTTTCTAATGCGGGAATTGGTGGGCAAGCATTTTTACATGGTCCTCTCATTAGCAATGTTCTTGAACTTGATGTTATAACAGGTACAAATATAAATACACACATATgcctctgtgtgtgtgtgtaaatgtATGTAAAAATTCATTGTTTGGATGATATTTGTTGCTTTGTGATATGTTCGATATTTAGGTACTGGGACCTTTTTCACTTGCTCCAAAACAAAGAATTCAGACCTATTTTTTGGAGTTCTAGGAGGACTGGGGCAATTTGGCATAATCACAAGAGCAAGAATTATCCTAAAAAAAGCACCGACAAGAGTGAGTGATTCATATAtgtacacacacacacgtaAATACTTTGATTATCATAAGATTTGCTTTGACATACAATTGCGAATTCGCAGGAATAATATTAGAAATTATACAGTACTGATCAATttcattatatatatgtgtatatgttTGTTTTcacttttttgaaatttttaatttcaaacTTGAAATCTATACTATTCAATAATCTGGTCAACTCAATTACATTAATTTTGCAGAATTTGAGTTTAAATTTGGATACGACATAAACATATACGAGTttcttattaattaataaattctaGTTATTATTTTCCTAGGTAAAATGGGTGAGATTGTTGTATAGCGATTTTTCCATATTTACTAGGGACCAAGAACATCTCATCTCAAGTAGTTCCCCAAACTATGTGGAAGGTTTCATTGTTGCAAGTGAGACCACTCCCAATAGTTGGCCATCTTCTCTTCTTCGACTTCTGGTCGAAACGGCGTTACTTCGTTCTTGAAGAACAAAGGTCTCCTCTACACCATAGAATTGGTTAAGTATTATGACGATCAAAGTGCAAGTACCATCGACGAGGTAAGCATTCTATTCTCGTCGTTCCGTGTTCATGTTTATTAATCGAGTTTGAGCATATATAATTTTtggccttaaccaacatgaaaaacaagttttatcacataaaaaatttgaaaaaaaaaaattaaaacatcaAACTATAATTGTTCCTACATTTTCACTTATGTTGTTGGTAGGAATTTCAACGATTGCTCCAAGAGTTGAACTTTATTCCTGGTATTGCGTTCAACAAAGATGTCCCCATTTTTGATTTCCTCACCCGAGTTGGAGATTTGGATAACCCCGAAACAATCCAAGCACATCCATGGCTGAATCTCTTCATACCGAAGTCTCGGATTCAAGATttcaattctcaaattttagTCGACATGATTCATAGATTCAACGATACCAATGGCCTCTACATTTTCTACCCACTTAACAAAAACAAGTAATCATACTTACATCGctcattattatttattttattattattttttctcatGAGCTAAAGTACAGTAATTGttgaatatatatacatatacacacaCAGATGGGACGATCGAATGTCTGCTGTTATACCAGATGAAGATGTGTTCTATACTATTGGATTGCTCCATTCAAGTAATCCAAAGACATTCGAAAAGTTCGACAAATTAAACAATGAGATACTGAGATTATCTGAGAAGGCTGGGATCAAGGTGAAACAATATCTTCCTTATATTAAATCCAAGGAAGATTGGGTGAAGCATTTTGGCTCTAAATGGAGAATATTTCAGAAAAGGAAAACAATGTTTGATCCCAAAATGATATTGTCACCGGGCCAAAGAATTTTCAATGTTGCCTAGCATTCAGAATTTACTTGTAATTGATGCATGTCATTATATACTTTTAATTTATTGGTCCAACGCATtaatttgtttaataaaaaaagtGGTTTGCCTTAAAAAATGTTGTGTGAATGGCGatctaatcaaataacaataTGAAATCCAATATTCTTACCTACTGCACGCCTgctcttttttttatttttttttaaaaaaagtatataCTACGTATAGAATATGATGAAATATTTCTATAATTCCCGTCGATTCCTTGCACTTGCTTGTCTTTTCATGAGTATTGGTAAAAAAATAACCTAACCACACCTTTTAAAACAATCTAGAAAAGCatgtttcaaaaaataaaaaaacaatctAGAAAAGCATTAATCCAAAGTATGGTACAAATTTGGTTTAATCTCATGAATTTCATCAAACAAACTGATCAAGTATAGATCTTGTTTAATGAAAATGGATATGGATTAAACAAAACCTACGTCagaagtaataattttttatagacTTATTGAAATTAATTTCGGGTACTGAATTGGAGATAATGCTGAATGCATGATTCTCATTCCCTTTGCCTCTTACATAAAGAAAATAATCTTAGTTGATGCATTATTTTCGGAAATAATaatgaggaaaaatcaaataaaatcaaagcaGGTTTCATATTATTTTGACCAAGACGGAAGTTATAATCTCTACCCAAATAAAATCTATTGatcgaaaaaaaatattattttattataattaattacgACAAATGATGTGTTTCTAGAATCAAATTATTGGAATTAACCCTGATAGTCTCCACTTGATTAGAATATAATTACTCCTAAGATTAATAAATCTGTTTTAATATATAGCATATCGATCTATGTTACTCTTGCTAATTTCATGCCCGTGCGAGTGAAATTTCTACTAGTCAATAATGATAgttgatataattaaattaaatattcaatCAGCAAAATTTAatctaaatatatattttttataaataaaaatataacttaAGTGCCATAACTAAAGCCACTtggaatataatataatataaaataaaaaaatttacttgtACACTCTAACATACATATAAGGGTTCACACTGTCGAACAAGAATGTTTATTAATCCGTTCAAACTTGATTTCTGAAATAATAGACTTCAATTTTTTATTCTGCTAgcgagttatatatatatatatatatatatatatatatatatatatatatatatatatatatatatatatatatatatatatatatatatatatatatatatatatatatatatataaagttgcTTAAAATGAAAACTAATTTATTGGTTGGAGTCAATACTTAGATGACATTGCGAAAAATATGTGTGAATGTGAACACTTTTACTTAGGTCACAAGTACAAGCTAAGGTTAGTCAATTTTTCTTGTAGCTTAAAAAATGGAAGTTCCTCAATGAAAAGACtagtaaatattttatattgaatCGAAGATATAGTCATGTCTGAAATTTGGAACACAGCTTTAGCCATCTTATATTATCATTTTGTCGTTACTTCAAAGAAGATTACATTTAAGCAAAGTTGATCAGCTCGATTCAAGTAATTCAACTTGAGGattcatttttaaaaatcacaaaaactTTTATGAAAACGTCTCACATGTTATTTTCATATTTGACCTGaacttatgaaaaatattaccttTAACCCAAAAGTATTATAGATCTGGGTcaatccgtctcacgaatataaatTTGTAATGACCGTAGTACCGACTCCAATATACCATTTGTATTCATCTCTTAATATCTTCAAAATTATGGAGGATAATTAAGAGTGTTCAAAAgtattttcatttatttatcaaaaaaatcaaaatcactttaaaaaaaatcaaaatcagtACCAGATAGTTTTAAgattttgattaaattaaatagAAGCTAATGCGAAAAATAtgagattaattaaaaaaatatacaaaattaatttttttaactatTGAAAGATGAGGTTTTTTAGAAGTTTCAAAGACGCCCGAAAGCGAGTGGAATTAACTTTGAAGTAGCTAGCCATCTCTCCTGCACCTCCCAAAGACAAATACCacaaatataatgaaattacaCAAGAACCCCTTACCTTCCCAACTTGACCGATCAATTCAACACGATGAATGAGCTTTGACCGTTATGCGCTTAATTTTCTACCCCGTTGGTCACATCTCCATTACCTCTTTGCTACACTTCTCATGTTCCGACTTCCCTTTCTTgatattaataaatatataatatttaatactCGGGGATTCTTTTTATAAGGGATCTGTTAATGATCTTCCTGTATTTCATGGCAACATATAAATGAGCCCTCCTTTATAAATTTACTGTCTTATCATTGACAGATCCTTTGGTTTCTTTAAAGGGTCTAGGTTGATTGGTGCATGAAGCAGTAGGAGTTTTTGGGATGAATCAAAAGATTAAAGGTGTGATCCTGTTAAGCTCTGACAGACTTCCACAAATGTGCATGATTAATGGACTTCGTTTTTCTCCTCGATGAAGGCCGCCGCGCCGCTTTTCTTCGTCATGTGATCCAGTCTTTTGGTTGTTCTTACATTTGCCTATGGTCTAAATTAGCTCAACCAGCCAAGTAAGAAATGATTCACATGATTATACTCGAAGGAAGTAGTACTTTGTATCTCATGACGTTCTCATCAACCCGCCCTTTCGTTTTGCAGTTGCTTATATTGTTTGGATCGAATATACCAAGAAACAAGCAGCCAGCGACCGAGCTCGTCCACTGGAAGCCATGCCAGAAGCCTTTTCGATGCTTACTCGGAATCGATTAACTATATTGATAGTTGGTATGCTGTGGATTAGATAATTAACGGTGCAAATTAATGGTTAAACTTTGCACATTTTCTTCATCAAATTGTTGGTTAATGCTTTGAagttaaatatatatgtatcgATGAAGCCAATATGTACAAGCGCCTTTCTTTTCAGCCGGATTCCAGGGTTTTCGTTTAAGAACAATCTTCCTTACACGGAGTTTAAGATAGAGGAACTTCAAAGGATGACAGCAAGTGAAGTGCAGCTCCAATTTTATCAGGAAGCTAGGATTAAGGTAATTATTTCCTCAGCTGATCTTCTTTTCCCTTTTTTTTAGGTTcatgttttaattttattatgtacAGACTGCAGTTTTCATGGGGTGTGCCAGCGGAGAGATTGAGATAGGAATGCTTCATCAACCTACGGTAATAAAAAGAAATCTTTAAATTCTTGTCTGCACCAATTAAGTTTTGAAATACACTGCTGCACTTTATGTATGATCGATCGAGATTAACACTAGTTTTTCCCCCTTAAAGGCGGACCTGGAAATGgaaatgaaaaatttattcCCAATGCACTTCTCCAGAGAATTAGTAACGCGTCCTCAGCCTGCGGATCCAATCCAGCCTTcgtcttcttcttcatcattaAAATCATTGTCATTCGATAGCCCTGAATATTCACCTCAAGTTTTCAGCATTCCCTCTACTTCTGCCGTGCAAGCTGAACCTGCAAAATTAAAACAAGCAGTTATCACAGAATCATCATTTCCATTTGTTGGAAATGCACCAAAACGAGTAAATTTGGCACCAAACACATCTTATGACCCTCATCAGCTCGCGATACAAGCCTTGAGACAAATTCGGTACACAAAGTTTCCTACCATAGAGAGTGAAGATGATGCAATACAAAAGGCAATTCTTGCTGTCTTATCTTCTCCTTCCTCCACTAATTCTTCCTCTACTACTCAGCAGAATCCACTAAATTTACCATTTATTAGTCCCGTAAAGAATAGACCGACTGCATTTCAAAGATATACAAACAGTTTGGCTCCATCGTCTTCGATGAACCATAAACCTAACACGTTAAGAAGAGCTGTTGTGTTCTTCAGAAACTTGAGTATGAGGAGAAGACAAGAAAATCAGACTCGAGAAAACCGTCCCCCTGCTACTCGGTTGCACCACATGATATCAGAAAGGAAAAGACGTGAAAAGTTGAATGAGGTTTTTCAAGAATTGAGATCATTGCTCCCTGCAGGATCAAAGGTATATCTATAACATTACACTATATATGCATTATTTTCACTGTTCTAATTCAAAATCCTGGGTTTATCCCTTGTATATATACACTCCAAAggatgtttaaaaaaaatttgcccGCAGAAGGATAAGACCTCAATTCTTAGCAGCACGACTCAGTACTTGGGCTCATTGATATCTCAAGTTTCAGAACT
This is a stretch of genomic DNA from Primulina eburnea isolate SZY01 chromosome 11, ASM2296580v1, whole genome shotgun sequence. It encodes these proteins:
- the LOC140804457 gene encoding LOW QUALITY PROTEIN: cytokinin dehydrogenase 3-like (The sequence of the model RefSeq protein was modified relative to this genomic sequence to represent the inferred CDS: inserted 1 base in 1 codon), encoding MQLVHRDYKKFGYLDVKRRNRELKIIYEIILEESSETRERMIVDTENKVIIDFLFINIGLKPHNKTPKSSENVARAQSLFERVNSIKLSFSRSENRDLVPVSTVHEDVPNHDQDQARQSPEGSDFHVTRSKSDTGAKASSTAPSVSVVMKKSASEKVAASEKEEEGRKLWQLGWRVQAAVKASEAGFSVEVQGNDEEGRGQCLTTRQLLPLRIALAAAALSRWGFYYLLLDLLSRYLHINSNPAAQSLHAINSIRNDSEAIRLASTDYGDIIHQNPSAVLYPSSINDITDIIKSSINNVRPFTISARGNGHSVRGQAMASNGVVVNMKSLGEIGVRIRVSFNPSLGFYADVGGEQLWIDVLHETLKHGLMPVSWTDYVYLTVGGTLSNAGIGGQAFLHGPLISNVLELDVITGTGTFFTCSKTKNSDLFFGVLGGLGQFGIITRARIILKKAPTRVKWVRLLYSDFSIFTRDQEHLISSSSPNYVEGFIVASETTPNSWPSSXSSTSGRNGVTSFLKNKGLLYTIELVKYYDDQSASTIDEEFQRLLQELNFIPGIAFNKDVPIFDFLTRVGDLDNPETIQAHPWLNLFIPKSRIQDFNSQILVDMIHRFNDTNGLYIFYPLNKNKWDDRMSAVIPDEDVFYTIGLLHSSNPKTFEKFDKLNNEILRLSEKAGIKVKQYLPYIKSKEDWVKHFGSKWRIFQKRKTMFDPKMILSPGQRIFNVA
- the LOC140804375 gene encoding putative transcription factor bHLH041, with product MDFVFLLDEGRRAAFLRHVIQSFGCSYICLWSKLAQPANCLYCLDRIYQETSSQRPSSSTGSHARSLFDAYSESINYIDSCRIPGFSFKNNLPYTEFKIEELQRMTASEVQLQFYQEARIKTAVFMGCASGEIEIGMLHQPTADLEMEMKNLFPMHFSRELVTRPQPADPIQPSSSSSSLKSLSFDSPEYSPQVFSIPSTSAVQAEPAKLKQAVITESSFPFVGNAPKRVNLAPNTSYDPHQLAIQALRQIRYTKFPTIESEDDAIQKAILAVLSSPSSTNSSSTTQQNPLNLPFISPVKNRPTAFQRYTNSLAPSSSMNHKPNTLRRAVVFFRNLSMRRRQENQTRENRPPATRLHHMISERKRREKLNEVFQELRSLLPAGSKKDKTSILSSTTQYLGSLISQVSELSKRNQELEASLLSQEEAMVWRFSSAQDQRLNVEINQVSEQTSEARILDLRVTIRGECNMVDLVIRILEFIKQQNNVGLQSLESNTKPVESTSVHCVVLRLKIEGDESDWSGSQRRKSRGPPDAVARLTNHTKFTQKSSYHSPSTTPS